Proteins from a single region of Oncorhynchus kisutch isolate 150728-3 unplaced genomic scaffold, Okis_V2 Okis01b-Okis20b_hom, whole genome shotgun sequence:
- the LOC109878230 gene encoding polycystin-1: MLCVQPPDLRHQPLLNVSLLTCGLNYAACLEDSDHSGGGSELVIFSSSTPGNFSREECNSVCYGASQRYGGLGARRECLCSTNYEPNRISEAQCSAACTKPHVMKECGWTLAHDVFVVDFAASLPPFPPVSVHSSAHLSILSSVTPVTLSWDFGDLSPRVNATETVDMKTRHKYAVPGRYPVSVTAWAGPKEVCARREVRVTLPPRLELHCPPLTVANQSLAVRLVSWGGEGVAVDWRITKDGQEAARATPYCPRDAVFQCSVTDSSQCFQLVPGEFSWSEARRQCSSTGGDLAVVRTDPLRRRLADRVTQCVSLPPTGSVVFGWVSVTWTLQARWRWVDGSEALEGEGGGRDRATLVRGKVCVSLDHTALPSSHPCSTKRAYVCQYSPQVRVPDAGVYWWAWLFSPPTDLSVAPPPTALLP, translated from the exons ATGCTCTGTGTCCAACCGCCTGACCTGAGACACCAACCACTACTCAACGTGTCACTGCTCACCTGCG GGCTGAACTATGCAGCCTGTCTGGAGGACAGTGACCACAGCGGAGGAGGCAGTGAGCTGGTCATCTTCTCTTCATCCACGCCGGGTAACTTCTCCCGGGAGGAGTGTAACTCTGTGTGTTACGGGGCCTCCCAACGCTACGGGGGCCTGGGGGCCCGGAGGGAGTGTCTCTGCAGCACCAACTATGAACCCAACCGCATCAGTGAAGCTCAGTGCTCTGCTGCCTGCACCAAGCCTCACGTCATGAAG GAATGTGGTTGGACGTTGGCCCATGACGTCTTTGTGGTGGACTTCGCTGcgtctctccctcctttccctcccgtCAGCGTCCACTCCTCCGCTCATCTGTCTATCCTCTCTTCGGTGACCCCTGTCACCCTCTCCTGGGACTTCGGTGACCTTTCACCCCGGGTCAACGCTACGGAAACGGTCGACATGAAGACGCGTCATAAATACGCCGTCCCTGGGCGCTACCCTGTCAGTGTCACCGCCTGGGCCGGACCCAAGGAG GTGTGTGCACGCAGGGAGGTGAGAGTGACTCTGCCCCCTCGGTTGGAGCTGCACTGCCCACCGCTGACCGTAGCCAATCAGAGCCTGGCGGTAAGACTGGTCAGCTGGGGGGGCGAGGGCGTGGCGGTGGACTGGAGGATCACTAAGGACGGACAGGAGGCCGCCAgag CCACTCCATACTGTCCCAGGGATGCAGTGTTCCAATGCAGTGTTACAGACTCGTCCCAGTGCTTCCAGTTGGTTCCAGGGGAGTTCAGCTGGTCCGAGGCCAGGCGACAGTGCTCCTCTACAGGGGGAGACCTGGCCGTGGTCCGCACTGACCCGCTACGCAGACGGCTGGCCGACAGAGTCACACA gtgtgtgtctcTACCCCCTACAGGGAGCGTAGTGTTTGGTTGGGTCTCAGTGACGTGGACTCTCCAGGCTCGCTGGCGCTGGGTGGACGGATCGGAGGCGCTGGAGGGCGAGGGCGGAGGGAGAGACCGGGCTACGCTGGTTcgggggaaagtgtgtgtgtctctagacCACACAGCTCTGCCCAGCTCACACCCCTGCAGCACTAAACGGGCCTACGTCTGCCAGTACAGCCCCCAAG TGCGTGTTCCTGATGCGGGGGTGTACTGGTGGGCTTGGCTGTTTTCCCCACCCACAGACCTCTCTGTAGCCCCGCCCCCAACCGCTCTCCTCCCCTGA